In one Pseudomonas sp. 31-12 genomic region, the following are encoded:
- a CDS encoding translocation/assembly module TamB domain-containing protein codes for MKRGLKITLLAILALLMLVIVAVTTVLGTATGSRWALGWVPGLTVENFQGRLGGQWSADHLLWQQDTSRVELSKPIFAWSPLCLLRMTLCIEQLKADQVSLQFPPGTEEDSDGPITLPDLDLPLAIELGDVQVGSLLFNGSEELKGLQLAAHWTAQGLQIDSVKLQRDELSLNLSGLLQPSGNWPLKAEGTLTLPAPEPWSLALKVDGDLLKTLNLKADSSGYLNGQLTGELQPLVDNLPAKVRITADGFKPSADLPETLQLNQLELTGDGDLKNGYQLLGKATLPAEKGPVALVLQGKVDANGAQIAALDLTANDKQNLKLTGNLDWSKGLSADAKIDWLDFPWHRLYPLIDEPEVALRSFNGEVSYTDGKYIGHFKSALDGPAGAFSLESPFSGDLTKIYLQQIQLEAGQGKAVGHLNLQFADGIAWDTALDLSAINPAYWVAELPGTLAGPLRSKGEMKNEKLSLNADLDLKGKLRGQPAVIQAKADGAGEQWNLNALHIRLGDNSINGKGSLQQKLAGQIDIKLPRLAQLWPQLRGQLNGRLDVAGTLKAPQGKLGLQGTQLAFQDNRLQSLNLDATLDSAQRAKIDLKGSGIQAGDTSLGTLTASGQGDIKNQKLTLDLQGPKLKLALGLDGNLDKGNWRGRLASGDIQAGGQDWKLQGPAKLERLADGKINFGAHCWMSGAASLCGEDQRLMPEPKLRYHLKQFPIESLAQWLPKEFAWKGRLNADLQLDLPASGPNGQISVDASGGTLRMKEKDQWLDFPYQTLQLTSKLTPKRIDTDLNFVGGKLGELMVQAQINPLPKNKPLTGSFRLTGLDLSVARPFVPMVEKLTGRLNGSGTLSGDLLAPQVNGNLLLSDGEVSGPELPMELQGLQLQAQIAGEAVQLNGGWKSGKSGQGSLDGNIAWGQALVVDLTLKGSQLPVTVEPYAKLEVAPDLKISMKDEQLAIAGKVRVPKGEITVRELPPSTVKVSDDTVIIGQQTEEGKPPLAMKMDIDVVVGEDKLSFAGFGLTANLQGHVHIGDNMDTRGELWLNDGRYRAYGQRLTVRRARLLFAGPIDQPYLDIEAIRQTDDVIAGIRLSGSAEQPTTQIFSEPAMSQEQALSYLVLGRPLSSNGEDNNMLAQAALGLGLMGSSGVTGKLANDLGIQDFQLDTQGSGNTTSVVASGNISEKLSLRYGVGVFEPANTIALRYKLSKKVYLEAAGGVASSLDIFYKRDF; via the coding sequence GTGAAGCGTGGTTTGAAAATAACGCTGCTGGCGATTCTGGCGCTGCTGATGCTGGTCATCGTCGCCGTGACCACGGTGCTGGGCACAGCGACGGGCAGCCGTTGGGCGCTCGGCTGGGTGCCGGGTCTCACTGTGGAGAATTTCCAGGGCCGACTGGGCGGGCAGTGGAGTGCCGATCATCTGCTGTGGCAGCAGGACACCAGCCGGGTTGAGCTGAGCAAACCGATATTCGCCTGGTCGCCGCTGTGCCTGTTGCGCATGACCTTGTGCATCGAGCAACTGAAGGCCGATCAGGTCAGCCTGCAATTCCCGCCGGGCACCGAAGAAGACAGCGACGGGCCGATCACGCTTCCGGATCTGGACTTGCCCCTGGCGATCGAACTGGGTGATGTGCAGGTCGGCAGTCTGTTGTTCAACGGCAGCGAAGAACTCAAGGGCTTGCAACTGGCCGCGCACTGGACGGCGCAGGGCTTGCAGATCGACTCGGTGAAGTTGCAGCGTGACGAACTCAGCCTGAACCTGTCCGGCCTGCTGCAACCCAGCGGCAACTGGCCGCTCAAGGCCGAAGGCACGTTGACCTTGCCGGCTCCCGAGCCTTGGAGCCTGGCGTTGAAGGTCGACGGCGACCTGCTGAAAACCCTGAACCTGAAAGCCGACAGCAGCGGTTACTTGAATGGCCAGCTGACTGGCGAGCTGCAACCGCTGGTCGACAACCTTCCGGCGAAAGTACGGATCACCGCCGACGGCTTCAAGCCCAGCGCCGATTTGCCGGAAACCTTGCAACTCAATCAACTGGAGCTCACGGGCGACGGCGACCTGAAAAACGGTTACCAGTTGCTCGGCAAAGCCACGCTGCCTGCTGAAAAAGGCCCGGTGGCCCTGGTGCTGCAAGGCAAGGTCGACGCCAACGGCGCACAGATTGCTGCCCTCGACCTGACCGCCAACGACAAGCAAAACCTCAAACTCACCGGTAACCTCGACTGGAGCAAAGGCCTGAGCGCCGACGCGAAAATCGATTGGCTGGATTTCCCCTGGCACCGTCTCTATCCGCTGATCGACGAGCCAGAAGTGGCATTGCGCAGCTTCAATGGTGAAGTTTCCTACACCGACGGAAAATACATCGGTCACTTCAAATCGGCACTCGATGGCCCGGCAGGTGCGTTCAGCCTCGAAAGCCCGTTCAGCGGCGACCTGACAAAAATCTATCTGCAACAAATTCAACTCGAAGCCGGGCAGGGTAAGGCGGTCGGGCATCTGAACCTGCAATTTGCCGACGGCATCGCCTGGGACACCGCGCTCGACCTCTCGGCGATCAACCCGGCGTATTGGGTCGCGGAGTTGCCGGGGACGCTGGCCGGACCCTTGCGCAGCAAAGGCGAGATGAAGAATGAAAAACTCAGCCTGAACGCCGACCTCGACCTCAAAGGCAAACTGCGCGGACAACCGGCGGTGATCCAGGCCAAGGCCGATGGCGCCGGTGAACAATGGAACCTCAACGCGCTGCACATCCGCCTCGGTGACAACAGCATCAACGGCAAGGGCAGCCTGCAACAGAAGCTCGCCGGCCAGATCGACATCAAGCTGCCGCGCCTGGCCCAACTCTGGCCGCAACTGCGCGGTCAGCTCAACGGTCGCCTCGACGTCGCCGGCACGCTCAAAGCGCCGCAAGGCAAGCTCGGGCTGCAAGGCACGCAACTGGCCTTCCAGGACAATCGCCTGCAAAGCCTGAACCTGGACGCGACCCTCGATAGCGCGCAACGGGCGAAAATCGACCTCAAGGGCAGCGGCATTCAGGCCGGTGACACCTCGCTGGGCACGCTGACGGCCAGCGGCCAGGGCGATATCAAGAACCAGAAACTCACCCTGGATCTGCAAGGGCCGAAGCTGAAACTGGCGCTCGGCCTGGACGGCAATCTGGACAAGGGCAACTGGCGCGGACGCCTGGCCAGCGGCGATATCCAGGCCGGCGGTCAGGACTGGAAGCTGCAAGGCCCGGCGAAACTTGAACGGCTGGCGGACGGCAAGATCAACTTTGGCGCCCATTGCTGGATGTCTGGCGCGGCCAGTCTGTGTGGCGAAGACCAGCGTCTGATGCCGGAGCCGAAGCTGCGTTATCACCTCAAGCAATTCCCGATTGAAAGCCTCGCGCAATGGTTGCCGAAGGAGTTCGCCTGGAAGGGCCGGCTCAATGCCGACCTGCAACTGGACCTGCCGGCCAGCGGCCCGAACGGCCAGATCAGCGTCGATGCCAGCGGTGGCACGTTGCGCATGAAGGAAAAGGATCAGTGGCTGGACTTCCCGTACCAGACCCTGCAACTCACCAGCAAACTCACGCCTAAACGCATCGACACCGATCTCAATTTCGTCGGCGGCAAGCTCGGCGAACTGATGGTGCAGGCGCAGATCAATCCGCTGCCGAAAAACAAACCGCTTACCGGTTCGTTCCGTCTCACCGGACTGGATCTGTCGGTGGCGCGGCCGTTTGTGCCGATGGTCGAGAAACTCACCGGGCGTTTGAATGGTAGCGGCACGCTCTCCGGCGATCTGCTGGCGCCGCAGGTAAACGGCAATCTGCTGCTCAGCGACGGCGAAGTGTCCGGGCCTGAACTGCCGATGGAGTTGCAGGGCTTGCAGCTTCAAGCGCAGATCGCCGGCGAAGCGGTGCAATTGAACGGTGGCTGGAAAAGCGGCAAAAGCGGGCAGGGCAGTCTTGACGGCAACATCGCCTGGGGTCAGGCGCTGGTGGTGGATCTGACGCTCAAGGGCTCGCAATTGCCCGTCACCGTCGAACCGTACGCCAAGCTGGAAGTGGCGCCGGACCTGAAAATCTCGATGAAGGATGAGCAACTGGCGATCGCCGGCAAAGTGCGGGTGCCCAAGGGCGAGATCACCGTGCGCGAGTTGCCTCCGTCCACGGTCAAGGTCTCCGATGACACGGTGATCATTGGCCAGCAGACCGAAGAGGGCAAACCGCCGCTGGCCATGAAGATGGACATCGACGTGGTGGTGGGTGAGGACAAACTCAGCTTCGCCGGGTTTGGCCTGACCGCCAACCTGCAAGGGCACGTGCACATCGGCGACAACATGGACACCCGCGGCGAGCTCTGGCTTAACGACGGCCGTTACCGGGCGTACGGTCAGCGGCTGACGGTGCGCCGTGCGCGGCTGCTGTTCGCCGGGCCGATCGATCAGCCGTATCTGGACATCGAGGCCATTCGCCAGACCGACGACGTGATCGCCGGCATTCGCCTCAGCGGTAGCGCCGAGCAGCCGACCACGCAGATCTTCTCCGAGCCGGCGATGAGCCAGGAGCAGGCGTTGTCCTATCTGGTGCTGGGGCGTCCGCTGAGCAGCAACGGCGAAGACAACAACATGCTGGCCCAGGCGGCGCTCGGGTTGGGCTTAATGGGCAGCTCTGGGGTGACCGGCAAACTGGCCAACGACCTGGGGATTCAGGACTTCCAGCTCGATACTCAGGGCAGCGGCAACACCACCAGCGTCGTGGCCAGCGGCAATATCTCCGAGAAGCTCAGCCTGCGTTATGGCGTGGGCGTGTTCGAGCCGGCCAACACCATTGCCTTGCGCTACAAGCTGAGCAAAAAGGTCTACCTCGAAGCCGCCGGCGGCGTGGCCAGTTCGCTGGATATCTTCTACAAGCGGGATTTCTAA